Proteins found in one Planctomycetes bacterium MalM25 genomic segment:
- the xcpT_14 gene encoding Type II secretion system protein G precursor codes for MKPMPLLPTPEHRRPRVRLDRRHSGFTLVELLVVIAIIGILVALLLPAVQAAREAARRTQCMNNVRQIGLSILNFESSNRVFPTGGDVPNPRIEDYLSDNASIPGPEKMGIGWGFQILPYLEEGALHDLRTTEALKSTTPKMYVCPSKRGSVITSGEDGEIIVLSDYAGSTPCGELNLGAGKDPLIIETTASIKTRRLAFFARSTFVVQDQQKWFGVIVRTPWKRDEERPAQGATRPVKVAQITDGTSHTMMVGEKLVRVDLYEGGSWSDDRGWTDGWDPDTMRSTCVEPHADTDSGLAAQDNLYGTSVDVQNLGSAHSGGLNSVFADGSVRFISFDVELETLNRLGDRRDGEVIDYETL; via the coding sequence ATGAAGCCTATGCCTCTCCTGCCAACCCCTGAGCACCGTCGCCCCCGCGTCCGGCTCGATCGTCGCCACTCGGGTTTCACCCTGGTCGAGCTGCTGGTCGTGATCGCGATCATCGGCATCCTCGTTGCTCTGCTCCTGCCGGCCGTCCAAGCAGCACGCGAGGCGGCTCGACGGACTCAGTGCATGAACAACGTGAGGCAGATCGGCTTATCCATCCTCAACTTCGAGAGCTCGAATCGCGTCTTCCCAACGGGTGGGGATGTCCCCAACCCACGCATCGAAGACTACCTGTCCGATAACGCCTCGATCCCGGGCCCCGAGAAGATGGGGATCGGGTGGGGGTTTCAGATCCTTCCTTATCTGGAGGAGGGGGCTCTGCACGACCTGCGGACGACCGAGGCGCTCAAGTCCACGACCCCCAAGATGTATGTCTGCCCATCGAAGCGGGGCTCCGTGATCACGAGCGGAGAGGACGGCGAGATCATCGTTCTTTCCGACTACGCCGGCTCCACTCCCTGTGGTGAGCTGAACCTCGGAGCGGGCAAAGACCCACTGATTATCGAGACGACGGCGAGCATCAAGACCAGGCGTTTAGCCTTCTTTGCTCGCAGCACCTTTGTTGTGCAGGATCAGCAAAAGTGGTTCGGGGTCATTGTCCGGACCCCCTGGAAGCGTGACGAGGAGCGACCGGCCCAGGGGGCGACCCGCCCCGTTAAAGTGGCGCAAATCACCGACGGCACGTCTCACACCATGATGGTTGGCGAGAAACTCGTCCGAGTCGATCTCTACGAGGGGGGCTCCTGGTCCGACGATCGCGGTTGGACCGATGGGTGGGACCCGGACACGATGCGGTCCACTTGCGTCGAGCCCCACGCGGACACCGACAGCGGACTCGCCGCCCAAGACAACCTCTACGGAACCAGTGTCGATGTCCAGAACCTCGGCTCGGCACACTCCGGCGGCCTCAATTCGGTCTTCGCCGACGGCTCCGTCCGGTTCATCAGCTTTGACGTCGAACTCGAGACGCTCAACCGTCTCGGCGATCGCCGGGACGGGGAAGTAATCGATTACGAGACTCTATGA
- the manA_1 gene encoding Beta-mannanase/endoglucanase A precursor: MILRAFRLLAFGALISVAELAAGQARVVFTVDATGPTTTISPHIYGVNGGLRPSGLRSIRVGGNRYSGYNWETNHSNAGSDYFHSSDLHLVKGLGPDTPPGEAIRPKMVEAAELGASLVVTVPMAGHVAADIKGNVLETETAPSPRWRAVEARKSSVYPGSELSLTPDESDGYVFTDELVNWVEQTRSPEQTVFYSLGNEPALWDGTHPRLYGTTNPTFAEIGRKSISHASAIKAIAPDALVLGGVTYGWGAMVNLGGAADFDRRVPAPRATPGLHFNRWLLKTLAAEENKRGRPLVEVLDFHWYPEARGGGVRVTFDGVLDNRPEVVAARLQAPRSLWDPSYTEASWITKASTRGEPIRLLRRVQSDIDELKPGAKMAITEYNYGGGNHISGALAQADVLGILGREGVFMAHWWPIERHGDRDFIRAGFEVFTDFDGRGGRFGEASLPTTNSDVEAASVYASQSASRPGEVILVALNKAPHPLEAEVRMTGRATYRAAEVFRLTDSEAALRRVGSLGMGRGNTLRYEMPPYSASTIRLTSAQEGAAE; the protein is encoded by the coding sequence ATGATTCTCCGCGCCTTCCGGCTCCTCGCCTTCGGGGCACTGATCAGCGTCGCGGAGTTGGCGGCCGGCCAGGCGCGCGTCGTCTTCACCGTGGACGCGACGGGCCCCACGACGACGATTTCGCCCCACATCTACGGCGTGAACGGGGGCCTGCGTCCTTCGGGGCTCCGGTCGATCCGGGTCGGCGGCAACCGCTACTCGGGCTACAACTGGGAGACCAATCACTCGAACGCCGGCAGCGACTACTTTCACAGCAGCGACCTCCACCTGGTCAAGGGTTTGGGGCCGGACACGCCCCCGGGCGAGGCGATCCGTCCCAAGATGGTCGAGGCGGCAGAGCTGGGAGCGTCGCTCGTGGTTACCGTCCCGATGGCGGGGCACGTCGCGGCCGACATCAAGGGGAACGTCCTCGAAACGGAAACGGCCCCCTCGCCTCGCTGGCGCGCCGTCGAGGCGAGAAAGTCGTCGGTCTACCCCGGCTCGGAACTCAGCCTCACCCCGGACGAATCGGACGGCTACGTCTTCACCGACGAGTTGGTCAACTGGGTCGAACAGACACGGTCGCCCGAACAGACGGTCTTCTACTCGTTGGGCAACGAACCGGCGCTCTGGGACGGCACGCACCCGCGTCTCTACGGGACGACCAACCCGACCTTCGCGGAGATTGGCAGGAAGTCGATCAGCCACGCCTCGGCGATCAAGGCGATCGCCCCGGACGCGCTGGTGCTGGGGGGGGTGACCTACGGGTGGGGCGCGATGGTCAACCTCGGTGGCGCTGCCGACTTCGACCGGAGGGTCCCCGCTCCCCGCGCCACCCCCGGCCTGCACTTCAACCGGTGGCTGCTCAAGACCCTGGCCGCCGAGGAGAACAAGCGGGGGCGTCCCCTCGTGGAGGTGCTCGATTTTCACTGGTACCCCGAAGCGCGAGGCGGCGGCGTGCGTGTCACCTTCGACGGCGTCTTGGACAACCGGCCCGAGGTCGTCGCGGCGCGCCTGCAGGCGCCACGCTCTCTCTGGGATCCGAGCTACACCGAAGCGAGTTGGATCACGAAAGCCAGCACGCGGGGTGAGCCAATCCGCCTGCTGAGGCGGGTCCAGAGCGACATCGACGAACTGAAGCCGGGCGCCAAGATGGCGATCACCGAGTACAACTACGGCGGCGGCAACCACATCTCCGGGGCGCTCGCCCAGGCTGACGTGCTAGGCATTCTCGGCCGAGAGGGGGTCTTCATGGCCCACTGGTGGCCGATTGAGCGCCACGGAGATCGCGACTTTATCCGAGCCGGCTTCGAGGTCTTCACCGATTTCGACGGGCGCGGGGGCCGCTTCGGGGAAGCCTCTCTGCCCACGACCAACAGCGACGTTGAGGCGGCTTCGGTCTACGCCAGCCAGAGCGCGTCGCGTCCGGGCGAGGTGATCCTGGTGGCGCTCAACAAGGCGCCCCATCCGCTGGAAGCTGAAGTGCGTATGACCGGCCGGGCCACGTACCGGGCCGCTGAGGTCTTCCGGCTCACCGACAGCGAGGCGGCCCTCCGCCGTGTTGGGAGCCTTGGCATGGGGCGAGGCAACACGCTCCGCTACGAGATGCCTCCCTACAGCGCGAGCACGATTCGGCTGACCTCGGCCCAGGAAGGCGCCGCCGAGTAG
- the pgk/tpi gene encoding Bifunctional PGK/TIM, which translates to MPVTDAQMQAFCETLVRGREAAPDLSLNDYLADVPRLDSLADVPAGTPVLVRGDTDAKPGAEIGQGDIRLRSMVETLKYGVQKGWKQVVFGHLGRKPEGSLDKVAKRLGELLGQDVQLIDDWYCADAGVLDVVKETVDAAPNGAVIVLQNTRKYDVERVLWKAGVEDVAGLAPQLAKYANGLAEKVGTVYINEAFSAGSLDASSVAVPAAMERVALGKYAAGEFDGPMQQCLKADLAVFSGIKIDKLDDMEAMIARGTIKQIFASGSLAMAIRKAVGQLDDAPVCLGAAEDPANSGAPWYIPEDRVAQAKAIVADGREKGITFTTPIDSMIEDGTPKDTLEPADQQCDIGPKSIAHFSQSVGEFINKAGAGAVAFHNGVFGMFEDPKFENGTKQWIPELRRMKQAGVEVYVGGGEGGKALDKYGEPDWVTHCFTAGGTVLNALGSEPVPYLVALRAAAKA; encoded by the coding sequence ATGCCCGTCACCGACGCCCAGATGCAAGCCTTCTGCGAGACCCTCGTCCGCGGTCGCGAGGCGGCTCCGGACCTCTCGCTGAACGACTACCTGGCCGACGTGCCGCGGCTCGACTCGCTCGCCGACGTCCCCGCCGGCACGCCCGTGCTGGTCCGCGGCGACACCGACGCGAAGCCGGGCGCCGAGATCGGCCAGGGCGACATCCGCCTCCGCTCGATGGTCGAAACCCTCAAGTACGGCGTCCAGAAGGGCTGGAAGCAGGTCGTCTTCGGTCACCTCGGCCGCAAGCCGGAGGGCTCGCTCGACAAGGTCGCGAAACGTCTCGGCGAACTGCTGGGGCAGGACGTTCAGCTCATCGACGACTGGTACTGCGCCGACGCCGGCGTGCTCGACGTCGTGAAGGAGACGGTCGACGCCGCCCCGAACGGCGCCGTGATCGTGCTGCAGAACACCCGCAAGTACGACGTCGAGCGCGTCCTCTGGAAGGCGGGCGTCGAGGATGTCGCGGGCCTTGCGCCGCAGCTCGCGAAGTACGCCAACGGGCTGGCCGAGAAGGTCGGCACGGTCTACATCAACGAGGCCTTCAGCGCCGGGTCGCTCGACGCGTCGAGCGTCGCCGTGCCAGCCGCCATGGAGCGGGTCGCGCTGGGCAAGTACGCCGCCGGCGAGTTCGATGGCCCGATGCAGCAGTGCCTGAAGGCCGACCTCGCGGTCTTCTCGGGCATCAAGATCGACAAGCTCGACGACATGGAGGCGATGATCGCCCGCGGCACGATCAAGCAGATCTTCGCCTCGGGCTCGCTGGCGATGGCGATCCGCAAGGCGGTCGGCCAGCTCGACGACGCGCCGGTCTGCCTCGGCGCCGCCGAGGACCCCGCCAACAGCGGCGCCCCGTGGTACATCCCCGAGGACCGCGTCGCCCAGGCGAAGGCGATCGTCGCCGACGGCCGCGAGAAGGGCATCACCTTCACCACGCCGATCGACTCGATGATCGAGGACGGCACGCCGAAGGACACGCTCGAGCCCGCCGATCAGCAGTGCGACATCGGCCCGAAGTCGATCGCGCACTTCAGCCAGTCGGTCGGCGAGTTCATCAACAAAGCGGGCGCCGGCGCCGTGGCGTTCCACAACGGCGTCTTCGGCATGTTCGAGGACCCGAAGTTCGAGAACGGCACCAAGCAGTGGATCCCCGAGCTGCGGCGGATGAAGCAGGCGGGCGTCGAGGTCTACGTCGGCGGCGGCGAGGGGGGCAAGGCGCTCGACAAGTACGGCGAGCCCGACTGGGTCACCCACTGCTTCACCGCCGGCGGCACCGTGCTGAACGCCCTGGGCAGCGAGCCGGTCCCCTACCTGGTCGCCCTCCGCGCCGCGGCGAAGGCATGA
- the xynB gene encoding Endo-1,4-beta-xylanase B, whose protein sequence is MLSKRRFMLSLGMLLTPLAASAEEVLLSDFNNSGFSYTYGGFQAAPGASSTRLYDPLDGWGAGVRSASLDLSTIDDGRLVIDFTPNTGHETDSFLIHLNDADGLSGRWAFNTSELPIGQTAQLTSLNTIANPNSVYDGSGFVDTPPDLSRITSWAIEGQWGSSSPFDLSLDNLLISNTVDAPPPYVGYELDAPWRAEAATRIDQLRKADLAVEVRTASGLALPGAGVSIGMVRHEFEFGSAMSGNRLVSNSPADIAYRDKAAELFTGGTFYNDLKWPPWEGNWGSNFSQAISLGALDWAEANDLAMRGHVMVWPARSHLPNSMKAKLDEYNNPSTSSSRKTQLEDEMRQAVLNHIADIGSATEGKLADWDVINEIRDNHDLMDLFGDEVMVDWFNAARAANPSASLYLNEFNILAASGSTDSDAHQSHYDSVAYLLDNDAAIDGLGLQSHFSDARLTGPEKVWQILDRFAEFDLEAKVTEYTYSTDDEELQERFTRDFATAVFAHESIDAFITWGSSVLEAAADPSQEISPVDVALMDLFFNEWWTDESTTTDAIGLAAERVFRGLHDITVELRGQAWTTQQMVSAEGLDWAFVLPDAAAGDFNGDGAVDAADYTVWRDTLSEVVTPWSGADADGDGVIGPNDLAVWRANYGATAPANTSARVPEPSGLALVTAFALLTRRPRRTSWRDHAYSARLLSTPTQHAGSARRHGRLASAPSPQTAQLAAFTPPDLLGRTGSGMPLRPPLACEPH, encoded by the coding sequence ATGCTCTCTAAGCGGCGATTCATGTTGAGTCTCGGGATGCTGCTCACCCCGTTAGCGGCATCGGCGGAGGAGGTGTTGCTGTCGGACTTCAACAACTCGGGGTTCAGCTACACCTACGGCGGGTTCCAGGCCGCGCCGGGCGCCAGCAGCACGCGTCTCTACGACCCCTTGGACGGATGGGGCGCCGGCGTCCGCAGCGCGAGCCTGGACCTCTCGACAATCGATGACGGACGCCTCGTCATCGACTTCACGCCGAACACCGGACACGAGACCGATTCGTTCCTAATCCACCTGAACGACGCCGACGGGCTCTCGGGCCGCTGGGCGTTCAACACGAGCGAGCTCCCGATCGGCCAGACGGCGCAGCTCACCTCGCTCAACACAATCGCGAACCCGAACTCGGTCTACGACGGATCGGGCTTCGTTGACACGCCCCCCGACCTGTCGCGGATCACGAGCTGGGCCATCGAGGGGCAGTGGGGATCGTCCTCGCCGTTCGACCTCTCGCTCGACAACCTGCTGATCTCGAACACCGTGGACGCGCCGCCTCCCTATGTGGGATACGAGCTCGATGCGCCTTGGAGGGCCGAGGCGGCGACTCGCATCGACCAGCTCCGCAAAGCGGACTTGGCCGTTGAGGTCCGCACCGCTTCGGGCCTGGCGCTGCCGGGAGCCGGGGTGTCCATCGGCATGGTTCGGCACGAGTTCGAGTTCGGCTCCGCCATGAGCGGCAACCGGCTCGTGAGCAACTCGCCCGCAGACATCGCCTACCGAGACAAGGCGGCCGAGTTGTTCACCGGGGGGACCTTCTACAACGATCTGAAGTGGCCGCCTTGGGAGGGGAACTGGGGGTCGAACTTCTCGCAGGCGATCTCGTTGGGCGCCCTCGATTGGGCCGAGGCGAACGACCTGGCGATGCGGGGCCACGTCATGGTCTGGCCAGCCCGCTCGCACCTGCCCAACTCGATGAAGGCCAAGCTGGACGAGTACAACAACCCGTCAACGAGTTCCTCGCGAAAGACGCAGCTCGAAGACGAGATGCGCCAAGCAGTCCTGAACCACATCGCGGACATCGGTTCGGCGACCGAGGGCAAGCTGGCCGACTGGGACGTCATCAACGAGATCCGCGACAACCACGACTTGATGGACCTCTTCGGCGACGAGGTGATGGTCGACTGGTTCAACGCGGCGAGGGCGGCGAACCCCTCCGCCTCGCTCTATCTGAACGAGTTCAACATCCTGGCCGCGTCGGGCAGCACCGACAGCGACGCCCATCAGTCGCACTACGACAGCGTCGCATACCTGTTGGACAACGACGCCGCGATCGACGGCCTCGGCCTCCAGTCGCACTTCAGCGACGCCCGCCTGACCGGACCCGAGAAGGTCTGGCAGATCCTCGACCGTTTCGCCGAGTTCGACCTCGAAGCCAAAGTGACCGAGTACACGTACTCGACGGACGATGAGGAACTGCAGGAGCGGTTCACCCGCGACTTCGCCACGGCGGTGTTCGCCCACGAGTCGATCGACGCGTTCATCACCTGGGGCAGCTCGGTCCTCGAGGCGGCCGCCGACCCGAGCCAAGAGATCTCGCCCGTGGACGTGGCGCTCATGGACCTCTTCTTCAACGAGTGGTGGACCGACGAGTCGACGACGACGGACGCGATCGGCCTGGCCGCCGAACGGGTCTTCCGCGGCCTGCACGACATCACGGTCGAGCTGCGGGGACAGGCGTGGACCACCCAACAGATGGTCTCGGCCGAGGGGCTCGACTGGGCCTTCGTGCTGCCCGACGCGGCGGCGGGCGACTTCAACGGCGACGGCGCCGTGGACGCCGCTGACTACACCGTGTGGCGGGACACCCTCTCCGAGGTCGTGACCCCCTGGTCGGGCGCCGACGCGGACGGGGACGGCGTCATCGGGCCGAACGACCTCGCGGTCTGGAGAGCGAACTACGGCGCCACCGCCCCGGCGAACACGTCGGCGCGTGTCCCCGAACCGAGCGGCCTCGCCTTGGTGACGGCGTTCGCCCTCCTGACACGGCGGCCCCGACGGACAAGCTGGCGTGACCACGCCTACTCAGCACGCCTACTCAGCACGCCTACTCAGCACGCTGGCTCAGCACGCCGGCATGGTCGCCTCGCTTCGGCGCCAAGCCCTCAAACCGCTCAGCTTGCCGCATTCACTCCGCCGGATCTTCTAGGCCGAACAGGCTCTGGAATGCCTCTCCGACCTCCCCTTGCTTGTGAGCCTCATTGA
- the degA gene encoding HTH-type transcriptional regulator DegA, which produces MSVSIYQIAKEAGVSSSTVARALRGETKAVRRDSIERVERIRNIAERLGYEQSWKAKALSSGRTHAIGLVNSHSDWIFEGVMGEIASSFTDALRDLGYHLVLVPLDEEGGWKELLTGGRLDGIAILHHYPTEGQGFLEKCELPTVLLGDDTDRSAPQVVFDDKQGAILATNHLIDLGHREIGFYIEQGAREHHSVTDRIAGYRQALKEAGLGEGTVWRVTEQELASRLVDRDPSPTAVVCYCHVEAQVLTQTLWRSGRTVPDSMSVVAFNDLPQVTYMNPPLTTIGYDTRLSGVTGARMLASLIRGEQPPQERVKIPPQLVLRESTSPR; this is translated from the coding sequence ATGTCGGTCTCCATCTACCAGATCGCTAAGGAAGCCGGAGTTTCGAGCTCCACGGTGGCGCGTGCTCTGCGAGGGGAGACCAAGGCGGTCCGTCGGGACAGCATCGAGCGGGTCGAACGCATCCGCAACATCGCCGAGCGACTGGGCTACGAGCAAAGCTGGAAAGCCAAAGCGCTGTCGAGCGGGCGGACGCACGCGATCGGGCTCGTCAACTCACACAGCGACTGGATCTTCGAGGGGGTGATGGGCGAGATCGCCAGCTCGTTCACCGACGCGCTCCGCGACCTCGGGTACCACCTGGTCCTCGTCCCCCTGGACGAGGAGGGCGGTTGGAAAGAGCTGCTCACCGGCGGCCGGCTCGACGGCATCGCGATCCTGCACCACTACCCGACCGAGGGGCAGGGTTTCCTCGAGAAGTGCGAACTCCCCACGGTGCTGCTGGGTGACGACACCGACCGATCGGCGCCGCAGGTCGTCTTTGACGACAAACAAGGCGCCATCCTCGCCACGAATCACCTGATCGATTTGGGCCATCGAGAGATCGGCTTCTACATCGAACAGGGCGCTCGCGAGCACCACAGCGTTACCGACCGCATCGCCGGGTATCGCCAGGCCCTCAAAGAGGCCGGGCTCGGCGAGGGGACCGTTTGGCGGGTGACCGAGCAAGAGCTCGCCTCGCGACTGGTCGATCGCGATCCTTCTCCCACGGCGGTCGTTTGCTACTGCCACGTCGAAGCCCAGGTCCTGACGCAGACCCTCTGGCGGTCCGGTCGCACGGTTCCCGACAGCATGAGCGTCGTGGCGTTCAACGACCTGCCTCAGGTGACCTACATGAACCCGCCGCTCACGACGATCGGGTACGACACCCGGCTGAGCGGTGTGACCGGCGCGCGGATGCTGGCGAGCCTGATCCGCGGTGAGCAACCGCCGCAAGAGCGCGTAAAGATCCCGCCGCAACTCGTCCTCCGCGAATCGACCAGCCCACGATAA
- a CDS encoding NPCBM/NEW2 domain protein: MTRMRPRLLATLLGLSASWSAAGEPVVLTGERIEGAALVAYDSSAARRSIRLLVDEIEREAEGLVRWGEPRPPRRRPALVFADGSWLLSDRTWSIGGLVRIDAEQVKLRRGAGWVAFDRDTVRWVVLDADVAGRRIETLDLTPSDDDTALLVGGDQLTGRVASLDRKTLKFESAGEPLETTPDTIAAIKLAGSGESFPEPSCLIGFRDGSLFRAERLTVSSEGFTATLQGAEFAGRASTLSLVQPLDSGVTYLSDLEPIDYRHTPYFDLAWPFTRDRGLRGGLLAGGGVRRAKGLATHSAARLIYRLDGDTQRFRATLAIADPPAESATAGSVVFRVYLVKGGAFEPAYESPIVRAGDPAASIDLDCAGAAALALVVDYADGGDAGDEALWLDARLVRTEP; the protein is encoded by the coding sequence ATGACACGGATGCGCCCCCGGCTCCTGGCCACGCTGCTCGGTCTGTCGGCCTCCTGGTCCGCGGCCGGAGAGCCCGTCGTGCTGACCGGCGAGCGGATTGAGGGCGCGGCGCTCGTTGCCTACGATTCGTCCGCTGCGCGGCGGAGCATCCGCTTGCTAGTCGACGAGATTGAGCGTGAAGCCGAGGGCCTCGTCCGTTGGGGCGAACCGCGCCCGCCCCGCCGAAGGCCCGCGCTGGTCTTCGCCGATGGTTCGTGGTTGCTCTCCGACCGGACCTGGTCGATCGGCGGGCTCGTGCGGATTGACGCCGAGCAGGTCAAGCTCCGCCGTGGAGCCGGCTGGGTCGCCTTCGATCGCGACACGGTCCGCTGGGTCGTCCTCGACGCGGACGTCGCCGGCAGGCGGATCGAGACGCTCGACCTCACGCCGAGCGACGACGACACGGCCCTGCTCGTCGGGGGCGATCAACTCACCGGCCGCGTTGCCTCGCTCGACCGCAAAACCCTCAAGTTCGAGTCGGCCGGCGAGCCGCTCGAAACCACGCCCGACACGATCGCCGCCATCAAGCTCGCCGGCTCGGGGGAGTCGTTCCCCGAACCGAGCTGCCTGATCGGGTTCCGCGACGGCTCGCTCTTCCGCGCGGAGCGACTCACCGTTTCCAGCGAGGGTTTCACCGCCACGCTGCAAGGCGCCGAGTTCGCCGGGCGGGCGTCGACGCTCTCGCTCGTCCAACCGCTCGACAGCGGCGTCACCTACTTGTCGGACCTCGAACCGATCGACTACCGCCACACGCCCTACTTCGACCTCGCGTGGCCGTTCACGCGCGATCGGGGCCTCCGAGGCGGCCTGCTCGCCGGCGGGGGCGTGCGTCGGGCGAAGGGGCTGGCGACCCACAGCGCGGCCCGCCTGATCTACCGGCTCGACGGCGACACCCAGCGCTTCCGGGCGACGCTCGCCATCGCCGATCCGCCGGCCGAATCGGCCACTGCTGGGAGCGTCGTCTTCCGTGTCTATCTCGTGAAGGGGGGCGCGTTCGAGCCCGCCTACGAGAGCCCGATCGTCCGCGCCGGCGACCCGGCGGCTTCGATCGACCTCGATTGCGCGGGCGCCGCGGCGTTGGCTCTGGTCGTCGACTACGCCGACGGCGGCGACGCGGGCGACGAGGCCCTCTGGCTCGACGCGCGGCTTGTACGGACCGAGCCCTGA
- the xcpT_15 gene encoding Type II secretion system protein G precursor yields the protein MNAPAHCSPVRRRLACGFTLVELLVVIAIIGILVAMLLPAVQAAREAARRTQCKNNMKQIGLSMQNFVDTFRVFPTGGDVPWPKLENYLTDSGGAPGPEKMGIGWGYQILPYLEEGPLHDVLTTRALMGTVVNLYVCPSRRGAAPGVTNGDTGNGSDDDLAGVVILSDYASATPCGFLAAPEDNPVEITTAHPLKTRRLTLFNLQGANTWEVPDNRRWDGVIVRTPWNFKQNRPAQNVTKPVKIARITDGTSHTLLVGEKLVRSDLYDGGTWSDDRGWTDGWDPDTVRSTCVRPFSDSDGEIYANNAIYADSSVYNFGSAHSGGFNATFADGSVRLVNFDIDLESFNRLGDRRDGEVIDYQNF from the coding sequence ATGAACGCCCCAGCTCACTGCTCGCCTGTCCGCCGTCGGCTCGCTTGCGGCTTCACCCTTGTCGAGCTGCTTGTTGTGATCGCCATCATCGGCATCCTGGTCGCCATGCTGCTCCCGGCGGTGCAGGCGGCGCGCGAGGCCGCGCGGCGTACGCAATGCAAGAACAACATGAAGCAGATCGGCCTCTCGATGCAGAACTTCGTGGACACCTTCCGGGTTTTCCCCACCGGAGGCGATGTCCCTTGGCCCAAACTCGAGAATTACCTAACCGACTCGGGCGGGGCCCCGGGCCCCGAGAAGATGGGGATCGGTTGGGGGTATCAAATCCTCCCTTACCTAGAAGAGGGCCCACTCCATGACGTCCTCACCACCCGAGCCCTGATGGGCACGGTCGTCAATCTCTATGTCTGCCCCTCCCGCCGCGGCGCCGCCCCTGGCGTCACCAATGGCGACACCGGAAACGGATCGGACGACGACCTTGCCGGGGTGGTGATCCTGAGCGACTACGCCAGCGCAACCCCGTGTGGTTTCCTGGCTGCGCCCGAGGACAATCCCGTCGAGATCACCACTGCTCACCCTTTGAAAACAAGACGCCTCACCCTGTTCAACCTGCAGGGAGCGAACACTTGGGAAGTTCCTGACAACCGTCGGTGGGATGGCGTCATCGTGAGAACCCCCTGGAACTTCAAGCAGAACCGACCGGCTCAGAACGTCACCAAGCCCGTAAAGATCGCGAGAATTACAGACGGCACCTCGCACACGCTACTCGTGGGTGAGAAGCTCGTCCGTTCCGACCTGTACGATGGCGGCACTTGGTCGGACGACCGGGGCTGGACGGACGGCTGGGATCCCGACACCGTCCGCTCCACTTGCGTCCGGCCATTCTCAGACAGTGATGGCGAGATCTACGCAAACAACGCGATCTACGCCGACAGCAGTGTCTACAACTTCGGCTCGGCTCACTCGGGTGGCTTCAATGCGACCTTCGCCGACGGTTCGGTTCGCCTGGTCAACTTCGATATCGACCTGGAGTCGTTCAACCGCCTCGGCGACCGACGAGACGGGGAAGTGATCGACTACCAGAACTTCTAG